From Lycium ferocissimum isolate CSIRO_LF1 chromosome 12, AGI_CSIRO_Lferr_CH_V1, whole genome shotgun sequence, one genomic window encodes:
- the LOC132039862 gene encoding uncharacterized protein LOC132039862, which translates to MNFFKVKQLLVVGPSGRYYIIDGDDGIRALQCLLCYEFRKINLFVVDATDLTIHTHNILQHLETYHVDVEIASDDELGLEDSNSHIDGPSDVEYDEEEREGFSNQRRRVVSDRLENLKELEKGMTFFDIVEARRIMNYYAMANGYGLKIKKTDPTRARYACRDGCPFRCSISKDKKSSTFRIQTLKPKHDCEPCYKNPRADAKTLAQYFKRKVQNNPKYTVKDMRMELEKNFNLNVTRSKVKRTKLMVLEKLEGSFKDDFNKLEAYGAELKQSNPGTDVAI; encoded by the coding sequence atgaatttttttaaagttaaacaACTCTTAGTTGTTGGACCATCTGGTAGGTACTACATAATTGATGGAGATGATGGTATTAGGGCTTTGCAGTGCCTCCTTTGTTATGAGTTTCGTAAGATTAACTTGTTTGTTGTAGATGCTACTGATTTGACAATCCATACTCATAACATTCTTCAACATTTAGAAACATATCATGTAGATGTTGAGATAGCATCTgatgatgaacttggtcttgagGACTCTAATTCTCATATTGATGGTCCATCTGATGTTGAGTATGATGAAGAAGAACGTGAGGGTTTTAGCAACCAAAGAAGGAGAGTAGTAAGTGATAGGTTGGAGAACCTTAAGGAATTGGAGAAGGGTATGACATTTTTTGATATTGTGGAAGCTAGAAGAATAATGAATTACTATGCAATGGCTAATGGTTATGGCTTGAAGATTAAAAAAACAGATCCCACTAGGGCTAGATATGCTTGTAGAGATGGATGTCCTTTTAGATGTTCTATTTCAAAGGATAAAAAGAGCTCCACTTTTCGTATCCAAACCTTGAAACCAAAGCATGATTGTGAACCATGTTATAAAAATCCAAGGGCTGATGCTAAGACATTAGCACAATACTTTAAGAGAAAGGTGCAAAACAATCCAAAATACACTGTTAAGGACATGAGAATGGAATTGGAAAAGAATTTCAATTTGAATGTGACAAGGTCCAAGGTTAAAAGGACTAAGTTGATGGTCCTAGAAAAGTTAGAAGGCAGTTTCAAGGATGATTTTAACAAGCTTGAAGCATATGGGGCTGAATTAAAACAGTCTAATCCAGGGACTGATGTCGCAATCTAG